From a region of the Helianthus annuus cultivar XRQ/B chromosome 5, HanXRQr2.0-SUNRISE, whole genome shotgun sequence genome:
- the LOC110941722 gene encoding nuclear transcription factor Y subunit C-1 isoform X2, translating into MENTTTTTNNHPPSTTPTPTPTPFPHQPPYNHHHLLQQQHQQLQMFWNYQRQEIEQQVNDFKNHQLPLARIKKIMKADEDVRMISAEAPILFAKACELFILELTIRSWLHAEENKRRTLQKNDIAAAITRTDIFDFLVDIVPREEVVVGVGVKDDGVGGAASGVPYYYPPAVGRPAVDPVGMYGPPSQAWQSVWQAGDDGAYGGVDGQG; encoded by the exons ATGgaaaacaccaccaccaccacaaacaACCACCCACCCTCCACCACCCCTACCCCAACCCCCACCCCATTCCCCCACCAACCCCcctacaaccaccaccacctcctccaacaACAACACCAACAACTCCAAATGTTCTGGAACTACCAACGTCAAGAAATCGAACAACAAGTCAACGATTTCAAGAACCACCAGCTCCCACTAGCCCGGATCAAGAAAATCATGAAAGCCGATGAAGACGTCCGCATGATCTCCGCCGAAGCCCCTATATTATTCGCTAAAGCCTGCGAGCTTTTCATCCTCGAACTCACCATCCGTTCATGGCTTCACGCtgaggaaaacaaacgaagaacgTTGCAGAAGAACGACATCGCTGCCGCTATTACCCGCACCGACATTTTCGATTTTCTTGTGGATATTGTGCCCCGTGAAGAGGTTGTTGTTGGTGTTGGTGTTAAGGATGATGGGGTTGGTGGTGCGGCTAGTGGGGTGCCGTATTATTATCCGCCGGCGGTGGGACGGCCGGCGGTGGATCCGGTGGGGATGTATGGACCGCCGTCGCAGGCGTGGCAGTCGGTGTGGCAGGCTGGTGATGATGGGGCGTATGGGGGTGTTGACGGTCAAGG GTAA
- the LOC110941722 gene encoding nuclear transcription factor Y subunit C-1 isoform X1 — MENTTTTTNNHPPSTTPTPTPTPFPHQPPYNHHHLLQQQHQQLQMFWNYQRQEIEQQVNDFKNHQLPLARIKKIMKADEDVRMISAEAPILFAKACELFILELTIRSWLHAEENKRRTLQKNDIAAAITRTDIFDFLVDIVPREEVVVGVGVKDDGVGGAASGVPYYYPPAVGRPAVDPVGMYGPPSQAWQSVWQAGDDGAYGGVDGQGVVLKCEIVI; from the exons ATGgaaaacaccaccaccaccacaaacaACCACCCACCCTCCACCACCCCTACCCCAACCCCCACCCCATTCCCCCACCAACCCCcctacaaccaccaccacctcctccaacaACAACACCAACAACTCCAAATGTTCTGGAACTACCAACGTCAAGAAATCGAACAACAAGTCAACGATTTCAAGAACCACCAGCTCCCACTAGCCCGGATCAAGAAAATCATGAAAGCCGATGAAGACGTCCGCATGATCTCCGCCGAAGCCCCTATATTATTCGCTAAAGCCTGCGAGCTTTTCATCCTCGAACTCACCATCCGTTCATGGCTTCACGCtgaggaaaacaaacgaagaacgTTGCAGAAGAACGACATCGCTGCCGCTATTACCCGCACCGACATTTTCGATTTTCTTGTGGATATTGTGCCCCGTGAAGAGGTTGTTGTTGGTGTTGGTGTTAAGGATGATGGGGTTGGTGGTGCGGCTAGTGGGGTGCCGTATTATTATCCGCCGGCGGTGGGACGGCCGGCGGTGGATCCGGTGGGGATGTATGGACCGCCGTCGCAGGCGTGGCAGTCGGTGTGGCAGGCTGGTGATGATGGGGCGTATGGGGGTGTTGACGGTCAAGG ggtTGTTCTAAAGTGTGAGATTgtgatttga